One part of the Paraglaciecola sp. L3A3 genome encodes these proteins:
- a CDS encoding RNA polymerase sigma factor, translating to MSIFKKQNPILNANDSSLVMYSLGGNRDAFCLIVARYQNLLCSIAYSAVGDIKHSEDIAQESFVEAWKKLDTLHDPEKLKSWLCGILRFKVSRYRRKEANQPTIGADELAQHHLPEAEETELEYAAIQQQQQSLLWKVLEQIDDIYREPLILFYREQQSVERVAAELDLTLETVKQRLSRGRKLLKSAMSTFVEDGLKSSKPGAAFTAIVMTTISSISPPAKAALLSAGVAKTGSIFKLTTILVLLASFAGLISSYFGVKAGLAQSRTKRERHQVIKVVSLYFMIAIIYILGMLALKHLAINASGSVLGYAIAAHILVFGLVSAYLILTHRMLKEAQKLRAQERIFHPEAFLDEAHHAGAKQREYKSKLCLFGVPLCHFQFGMPEADDNPAYGWIAGGSKAYGLLFAWGGVAIAPVSVGIVSLGIISVGAIGVGVFGLGTVGIGIIGFGSAAIAYKAYGAFSALGWESALSNGFSTAVEGAIGHIGYASQVNNEQAADLTNLAMVGQTTPWVLGLIAVLVIIPAIWHSRKVRQRMR from the coding sequence ATGAGTATTTTTAAAAAACAAAATCCGATATTGAATGCAAATGATTCAAGCTTAGTGATGTATTCACTTGGAGGTAATCGCGATGCCTTTTGCCTAATAGTTGCTCGCTATCAAAACTTATTATGCTCTATTGCATATTCGGCAGTAGGTGATATCAAACACAGTGAAGATATTGCACAAGAGTCATTTGTAGAAGCGTGGAAAAAACTCGATACCTTGCACGATCCTGAAAAATTAAAATCATGGTTATGTGGCATATTGCGGTTTAAAGTCAGTCGTTACCGCCGCAAAGAAGCAAACCAACCCACAATAGGCGCCGATGAATTAGCCCAGCACCACCTGCCTGAGGCAGAAGAAACAGAACTTGAGTACGCGGCGATACAACAACAGCAACAAAGCCTGTTGTGGAAAGTGCTAGAGCAAATAGATGACATCTACCGTGAACCCCTTATATTATTCTATCGTGAACAACAGTCTGTTGAGCGCGTAGCAGCTGAACTAGACTTAACCCTCGAGACCGTAAAACAACGATTATCCCGTGGCCGAAAATTACTGAAGTCAGCCATGTCAACTTTCGTCGAAGATGGCTTAAAGAGCAGCAAACCAGGAGCCGCATTTACCGCCATTGTCATGACCACAATTAGCAGTATATCTCCGCCCGCCAAAGCCGCATTATTGAGTGCAGGGGTGGCAAAAACAGGTTCAATATTTAAGCTCACCACCATTTTAGTTTTGTTAGCCTCTTTTGCTGGCCTAATCAGCTCATATTTTGGTGTAAAGGCCGGTCTTGCTCAATCCCGTACCAAACGAGAACGTCACCAAGTGATTAAGGTTGTGTCGCTGTATTTCATGATTGCCATTATCTATATATTAGGAATGCTCGCACTCAAACACTTGGCTATTAATGCCAGTGGCTCAGTGCTTGGCTACGCAATTGCAGCACACATTTTGGTATTTGGCTTGGTTTCTGCCTATTTAATCCTTACCCACCGCATGCTCAAAGAAGCCCAAAAACTCAGAGCACAAGAGCGTATATTTCACCCAGAAGCGTTTTTAGACGAGGCACATCATGCCGGAGCTAAACAACGAGAATACAAAAGTAAACTGTGTCTTTTTGGTGTGCCATTATGCCACTTTCAATTTGGCATGCCTGAAGCTGACGACAACCCCGCATATGGCTGGATAGCAGGCGGTAGTAAAGCCTATGGCTTACTCTTTGCTTGGGGTGGAGTAGCAATAGCCCCGGTTAGTGTAGGTATAGTTTCGCTGGGAATAATAAGTGTAGGTGCAATAGGTGTGGGCGTATTTGGTTTGGGAACTGTTGGCATTGGCATTATAGGTTTTGGCTCTGCTGCCATTGCATATAAAGCTTACGGAGCCTTTTCGGCATTGGGCTGGGAAAGCGCTTTGAGTAATGGTTTTTCGACAGCGGTCGAAGGGGCTATTGGACACATTGGTTATGCTTCTCAAGTGAACAATGAGCAAGCTGCCGATTTAACTAACTTAGCAATGGTTGGGCAAACCACACCTTGGGTGTTAGGGCTGATTGCGGTACTGGTTATTATCCCCGCAATATGGCATTCACGCAAAGTTAGACAACGCATGCGTTAA
- a CDS encoding tetratricopeptide repeat-containing diguanylate cyclase, with the protein MQFICFSRLVLRMLFFIPLVLYANKAFLQQSTTYSSLDTLQQQSHSSTEFLAKAQSVSDIDPVLSKSLVNKALKLAESNNNHLLAMQAHTLLANIAFQEKQAGLSSLHYLKVLEHLNNINDKDNHIFLAIDFIKNMWGEKYYEQGLQLINTLLPIAERNGDKYSIAQVLVVKGDGYYSQKNYQESIDSYILATSYLTNENEVIQERLGDIYKRIAQSYKRLVNREQSAFYYKKTLDVYTALNIKKSMARTLTSLAEAERYLGNYMQALDYSNRSVKMYHDLDDPIGLAKALNGAGIILRHIGRYEKSLEQIHQAYLYYQDVGDTNGMGKTSNQMGSIYTELKQFDHAQSFYQLTIDLEGEEVDRNTLASAYREMAVIYFESGGYENALNMAQKALQLYILEKDKNKEAITERIIGHIYQKQGAVSDAISHFRQSVAAATQAKNTLNIIKAQTALASLLIADNPENVIFLLKQSEKLAMEIDDIPEALYVIHLLLKAEKKLGNFKQALSYAEKQIALTKTIQAKIDEDEIILETANLHSHKMEIELQTLREKEKLHLLDIAKKNDEIEIAEQAKIITDLQLMKNKYASIALASLLVLSILLALFIYIRFVKSKKHNKELNVLAMRDPLTNCYNRRVLFDLMNKDFANLSPLDEYCVVMLDIDHFKAVNDTYGHSVGDSVLKGVANILINGVRKNDIVARYGGEEFCIVLSSADKNQAILIVEAIRKTVQEACFEDIKVTCSIGVSSIKFKAKTPRELIEQADFALLKCKALGRNQVMLWGSVE; encoded by the coding sequence ATGCAGTTCATTTGTTTTTCTCGACTTGTATTACGGATGTTATTTTTCATTCCATTGGTCTTATATGCTAATAAGGCTTTTCTTCAACAAAGTACTACATACTCGTCATTAGATACTCTTCAGCAGCAGTCACATTCTTCTACCGAATTTTTAGCTAAGGCTCAAAGTGTTAGCGATATTGATCCCGTATTAAGCAAAAGTTTAGTGAATAAAGCGCTTAAATTAGCAGAGAGTAATAATAACCACCTTTTAGCAATGCAGGCTCACACATTACTTGCAAATATAGCCTTTCAAGAAAAGCAAGCTGGTCTTTCATCACTGCATTATCTAAAAGTTTTGGAGCATTTAAACAATATTAATGACAAGGATAATCACATTTTTCTTGCGATTGATTTTATTAAAAACATGTGGGGCGAAAAATACTACGAACAAGGGCTGCAGTTAATTAATACGCTTCTACCTATTGCTGAACGGAATGGCGATAAATATTCTATTGCACAAGTTCTTGTTGTTAAAGGGGATGGTTACTACAGTCAAAAAAACTACCAAGAATCAATTGACAGCTACATTCTCGCTACAAGCTATCTAACTAATGAAAATGAAGTGATTCAGGAAAGACTAGGTGATATTTATAAAAGGATTGCACAGTCATACAAACGATTAGTCAATAGAGAACAATCTGCATTTTATTATAAAAAAACACTAGACGTTTATACTGCATTAAACATTAAAAAATCAATGGCCCGCACCCTTACATCTCTTGCTGAAGCTGAGCGTTATTTAGGGAATTATATGCAGGCTCTTGATTATTCAAATCGCTCAGTAAAAATGTATCATGATCTTGATGACCCAATTGGCCTAGCTAAGGCGCTAAATGGAGCCGGTATCATACTTAGACATATTGGTCGTTATGAAAAATCACTAGAGCAAATTCATCAGGCATATCTTTATTATCAGGACGTTGGAGACACTAATGGGATGGGCAAAACATCAAATCAAATGGGATCGATATACACAGAATTGAAACAGTTTGATCACGCCCAATCATTTTATCAACTTACCATTGATTTGGAGGGGGAGGAGGTTGATAGAAACACCCTAGCCTCGGCCTATAGAGAAATGGCTGTTATTTATTTTGAATCAGGCGGTTATGAAAACGCCTTAAATATGGCGCAAAAAGCCCTACAATTATACATTCTTGAAAAGGATAAAAATAAAGAAGCTATAACTGAACGAATTATCGGCCACATTTACCAGAAACAAGGTGCTGTTAGTGACGCTATATCTCATTTTAGACAGTCAGTAGCCGCGGCAACCCAAGCGAAAAATACATTAAACATAATAAAAGCCCAAACGGCACTTGCTAGTTTGCTTATTGCTGACAACCCTGAAAATGTAATATTTTTATTAAAACAATCAGAAAAATTAGCTATGGAAATAGATGACATACCTGAGGCCTTGTATGTTATTCACTTGTTACTAAAAGCTGAAAAAAAATTAGGGAATTTTAAACAAGCGTTAAGTTACGCAGAAAAACAAATAGCCTTAACTAAAACTATTCAAGCTAAAATAGACGAAGATGAAATTATACTAGAAACCGCAAATTTACATTCACATAAAATGGAAATAGAACTGCAAACATTGCGAGAAAAAGAAAAATTGCATCTGCTTGATATAGCGAAAAAAAATGATGAAATAGAAATTGCTGAGCAAGCTAAAATCATAACAGATTTGCAATTGATGAAAAATAAATATGCAAGTATCGCGTTAGCATCTTTATTGGTCTTGAGTATTTTATTAGCGTTATTTATTTATATTCGTTTTGTAAAATCGAAAAAGCACAATAAAGAGCTTAATGTATTAGCAATGCGAGATCCGCTAACAAACTGTTACAACCGTCGAGTTTTATTTGATTTAATGAATAAGGATTTTGCCAACTTAAGTCCTCTTGATGAGTATTGTGTTGTTATGCTAGATATAGATCATTTTAAGGCGGTCAACGATACCTATGGCCATAGTGTTGGGGACTCTGTATTGAAAGGTGTTGCCAATATTTTAATAAATGGCGTTCGTAAAAATGATATTGTTGCTCGCTATGGTGGTGAAGAGTTTTGTATTGTTTTATCTTCTGCAGACAAAAATCAGGCCATATTGATTGTTGAGGCCATAAGAAAAACTGTACAAGAAGCATGTTTTGAAGATATTAAAGTCACTTGTAGTATTGGCGTTTCTTCAATCAAATTCAAAGCTAAAACCCCCCGTGAGCTAATTGAACAAGCAGATTTCGCTTTGCTTAAATGTAAAGCTTTAGGGCGTAATCAAGTAATGCTTTGGGGGAGTGTTGAGTAA
- a CDS encoding tetratricopeptide repeat protein, protein MRKQLITALMLIGISTSVNADFDKGVAAYTGNDIPLALIEFKSAAELGDPRAQFNLGLMHEQGIGTEQSFEKALIWYKKSGELGNMFAQYNAGVFYENGKGTKVDFAQANDWYRKAVLQGDGLAAGNLGMLYIRADGVVENKEAGLALLIMSTTLDSSPENIAKRNISMIRNLTPDMVAAAQELSNQMIDTQTPLIVLDKYLAKR, encoded by the coding sequence ATGAGAAAACAGTTAATAACAGCGCTGATGTTGATTGGTATCAGTACATCGGTGAATGCAGATTTTGATAAAGGCGTAGCGGCTTATACTGGCAATGATATTCCTTTGGCATTAATAGAATTTAAATCAGCTGCCGAGCTTGGGGATCCAAGGGCACAATTTAATTTAGGTTTAATGCATGAACAAGGTATAGGTACTGAGCAAAGTTTTGAAAAGGCGTTAATTTGGTATAAAAAATCCGGCGAGCTTGGCAATATGTTCGCACAATACAATGCTGGGGTTTTTTACGAAAATGGAAAAGGGACTAAAGTTGATTTTGCTCAAGCGAATGACTGGTATCGAAAAGCTGTTTTGCAAGGAGATGGCTTAGCTGCCGGTAATTTGGGGATGTTGTATATTCGTGCCGATGGTGTGGTAGAAAATAAAGAAGCAGGTTTAGCGTTATTGATAATGTCGACTACTTTAGATAGCTCACCAGAAAACATTGCGAAAAGAAACATTTCAATGATCCGTAATTTAACGCCAGATATGGTTGCTGCCGCGCAAGAACTTTCCAATCAAATGATTGACACTCAAACCCCCTTAATTGTTTTAGACAAATATCTAGCAAAACGCTAA
- a CDS encoding response regulator transcription factor: MENHILIIEDDDNLRDSLVDNLEIEGYQVHSFALIEAGRQWLSNNNVDLVILDIMLPDGDGYELAKWIRTHCDVLILMLTARSLEKDVVEGFISGADDYVSKPYRVNELLLRIKALLRRKSKTSIAQVTMINDYSVNWQLRKIQHNEKDIHLTKTAFDILSYLFEHMNTTCSREQILDAVWGENVYVDNRTIDNFIYNLKKQLALTNGTQHQIKTIRGIGYSLTTQ; the protein is encoded by the coding sequence GTGGAAAATCATATTTTAATTATTGAAGACGATGACAACTTGCGGGATTCATTAGTTGATAATTTAGAAATTGAAGGATATCAAGTTCATTCTTTTGCGCTGATCGAAGCGGGCCGTCAATGGCTGTCGAATAATAATGTGGATCTAGTGATATTAGATATCATGCTACCAGATGGTGATGGCTATGAACTAGCCAAATGGATCCGAACACATTGCGACGTATTGATACTGATGCTTACCGCTAGAAGCTTAGAAAAAGATGTTGTGGAAGGGTTTATTTCAGGTGCAGACGACTATGTTAGTAAGCCATATAGAGTTAACGAATTACTACTTAGAATAAAAGCGCTATTAAGAAGAAAAAGTAAAACATCGATTGCTCAGGTAACCATGATAAATGATTATTCTGTTAACTGGCAGCTGCGTAAAATTCAGCATAATGAAAAAGATATCCATTTAACGAAAACCGCTTTTGATATTTTGAGTTATTTATTTGAACACATGAATACTACCTGCAGCAGAGAGCAGATCTTAGATGCGGTGTGGGGTGAAAATGTGTATGTTGACAACCGCACTATCGATAACTTTATATACAACTTAAAAAAACAACTCGCACTAACAAATGGTACTCAACATCAAATAAAAACTATCAGAGGTATTGGTTACAGTTTAACGACTCAATAA
- a CDS encoding sensor histidine kinase KdpD has translation MTECLYLINHNQSKLTLLIYVIIGVIAVSIASLFVVEAQQNKRQLNSHKQLLHDTVRKTLVAQLASSLEQYPQSMEEVEKHWQTIATEVFLYQQGKQIYPYAFLGNNTLKMSPKWQQFTTMSAELSEAELKRSSVLNRLQLAIHNKASSDINALTQEYFNLVANYQLSPLSEVVSALTFLTIDQQEQWNPELIKQVLMTGNSLFKPVSYYIFKENSGFSQADLQHMQTTIKRLLETANISTKWFIKNSELMTLAPPEFNQHSAAIENFTLLSKENKQFIYVELNQQYNLIMPYNIIEALAETVKELRKQGVLSYEDSIQLQPNSALTTLHHLLLVIDKPEWKMWSSQQQLFLISKFTLLLISVISLIFVTRLLINQQKKKQDYLAMREQFISLVSHELKTPLAAIRVMAETVDKRHKRLLSLKDYPNRIVNEVDRLWLMVDNLLSMNRLKSNEINLNYQRINLHVMVNYCLEKSSEYCDLPLEPINNIGKSITVNADELLFELVISNLISNAIKYNDKSIIRIEFSYDKTKNELTIIDNACGIDSTQWLSVFDEFTRLPQQKSVSGNGIGLSLCKLILQQHNAEIEIHHSTSQGTTWKIIF, from the coding sequence TTGACAGAGTGCCTTTACTTGATTAACCACAATCAATCTAAACTTACCTTACTCATTTACGTCATTATTGGCGTAATTGCAGTAAGCATTGCTAGCTTATTTGTTGTGGAAGCACAGCAAAATAAGCGCCAACTTAATAGCCATAAACAATTACTCCATGACACGGTACGAAAAACATTAGTCGCACAATTAGCAAGTTCCTTAGAGCAATATCCACAATCAATGGAAGAGGTCGAAAAACACTGGCAAACTATTGCTACTGAAGTGTTTCTATATCAGCAAGGTAAACAGATATACCCCTATGCTTTCTTAGGTAATAACACCTTGAAAATGTCACCAAAGTGGCAGCAATTTACAACAATGAGTGCTGAACTGTCTGAAGCAGAGCTTAAACGTTCATCTGTGCTTAATCGATTACAATTAGCTATACATAATAAAGCCAGTAGTGATATCAATGCTCTCACCCAAGAGTACTTCAATTTAGTCGCAAATTATCAACTTAGCCCGCTAAGTGAAGTTGTATCAGCGTTAACTTTTTTAACCATTGACCAACAAGAACAATGGAATCCTGAATTAATTAAACAGGTATTAATGACAGGGAATTCACTCTTTAAACCTGTTTCTTATTACATTTTCAAAGAAAACTCAGGTTTTAGCCAAGCCGATCTACAGCATATGCAAACTACTATTAAAAGGTTATTAGAAACAGCGAACATCAGCACAAAATGGTTTATAAAAAACAGTGAACTAATGACACTCGCCCCCCCTGAATTTAACCAGCATTCTGCAGCAATAGAAAACTTCACATTATTAAGTAAAGAAAATAAGCAGTTTATTTATGTGGAGCTAAATCAGCAATACAACTTGATAATGCCATACAACATTATTGAGGCACTTGCAGAAACAGTAAAAGAACTAAGGAAACAAGGTGTATTGTCTTACGAAGACAGTATTCAATTGCAGCCAAATAGTGCTTTAACTACCTTGCATCATTTACTTTTGGTTATAGACAAACCCGAGTGGAAAATGTGGTCGTCACAACAACAACTGTTTTTGATCAGCAAATTTACTTTACTGTTAATCTCAGTCATTTCATTAATATTTGTGACCAGATTGTTGATTAATCAACAAAAGAAAAAACAAGATTACTTAGCCATGCGAGAACAATTTATTAGCTTAGTCAGCCATGAGTTAAAAACCCCATTAGCTGCAATAAGGGTGATGGCAGAAACAGTTGATAAACGGCATAAAAGGCTACTGAGTTTAAAAGACTACCCTAACCGAATAGTCAATGAAGTCGACCGGTTATGGTTAATGGTCGATAATTTGTTATCTATGAACCGACTTAAATCAAATGAAATTAATCTTAATTATCAACGTATTAACTTGCATGTAATGGTTAACTATTGTTTAGAAAAGTCGAGTGAGTATTGTGATCTTCCTTTAGAACCAATAAATAATATTGGCAAAAGTATTACTGTTAATGCAGACGAATTGTTATTTGAACTTGTAATATCAAACCTGATTTCAAACGCAATAAAATATAATGATAAAAGCATCATTCGAATTGAGTTTTCATACGACAAAACTAAAAACGAATTAACTATTATCGATAATGCTTGTGGTATTGATTCGACTCAATGGTTGTCGGTTTTTGACGAGTTTACACGTTTGCCACAACAAAAATCGGTGAGTGGTAACGGTATTGGCTTATCACTATGTAAGTTGATTTTACAACAGCACAATGCTGAAATTGAAATTCATCACTCAACTTCACAAGGAACCACGTGGAAAATCATATTTTAA
- a CDS encoding YfbK domain-containing protein, with protein sequence MRGYNLALLKKAFTTLVSQLDEQDSIALITYSDSATIALPATKISDKGKIFQVINSLSTEGGTNAAAGIKLAYQQAEKMYMPGFNNRVILTSDGMANVGDTSPEMILNKITESKNKGIFLTTVGVGKGNYNDHLLEQLANQGNGNYLYMGNEKDIQENFVDGLTKELQTVAKDAKVQVKFNPTTVHNYRLLGYENRALKTEDFTDPNKDGGEIGAGHSVTVIYEVKLKQLSHTSNLAEVAVAYKKPMGNKVQYIKKNIPSKVVTDTMNQASPDSQLASAVSAFAEKLRQTYWSRNYQYHDISTMLNALPIQYRQQTQVHNLLELISQAQRLDNRVDIYEANYPIAGMNFDRVPLLD encoded by the coding sequence ATGCGCGGCTATAATTTAGCCTTATTAAAGAAAGCATTTACCACCTTGGTTTCACAATTAGATGAGCAAGACAGCATTGCTCTAATTACCTATAGTGACTCTGCCACTATTGCTCTACCTGCAACTAAAATAAGCGATAAAGGTAAGATCTTTCAGGTTATTAACTCGCTATCTACTGAAGGTGGCACTAATGCCGCTGCAGGTATAAAACTGGCTTATCAACAAGCTGAAAAAATGTATATGCCAGGGTTTAATAACCGCGTTATTTTAACGTCAGATGGTATGGCTAATGTAGGTGATACTTCACCAGAAATGATTTTAAATAAAATTACAGAAAGTAAAAATAAAGGCATATTCCTCACGACTGTTGGTGTAGGGAAGGGTAATTACAATGATCATTTACTTGAACAACTAGCCAATCAAGGGAATGGTAATTATTTATACATGGGAAATGAGAAAGACATTCAAGAAAACTTTGTTGATGGGTTAACCAAAGAATTACAAACCGTGGCTAAAGACGCTAAAGTTCAAGTGAAATTTAATCCAACAACGGTGCATAATTATCGTTTATTAGGATACGAAAATAGAGCATTAAAAACCGAGGACTTTACTGATCCAAATAAAGATGGCGGTGAGATTGGTGCAGGTCATAGTGTGACTGTTATCTATGAAGTAAAACTAAAGCAGTTAAGCCATACCAGCAATTTAGCTGAGGTCGCTGTTGCTTATAAAAAGCCAATGGGCAATAAAGTACAGTACATTAAAAAGAACATCCCCAGTAAAGTGGTTACCGATACCATGAACCAAGCTTCTCCTGATAGTCAGTTAGCATCAGCAGTCTCTGCTTTTGCTGAAAAATTACGCCAAACTTATTGGTCTAGGAATTACCAATACCATGACATCTCAACAATGCTCAACGCATTACCCATTCAATATCGTCAACAAACTCAAGTGCATAACTTACTGGAGTTAATAAGTCAGGCGCAAAGACTTGATAACAGAGTCGATATTTATGAAGCAAACTATCCAATTGCGGGTATGAACTTTGACAGAGTGCCTTTACTTGATTAA
- a CDS encoding von Willebrand factor type A domain-containing protein: MLSNNRFPNAAGIRIEEFVNAFDYNYQESKDVFGISAQVFPSPFREGYHVLHLGVQTKKLTDNERNPSNLVFSGGYIRLNARL, from the coding sequence ATGTTGAGTAATAATAGATTCCCCAATGCTGCTGGTATCCGCATTGAAGAGTTTGTTAATGCGTTTGACTATAACTATCAAGAAAGTAAGGACGTATTTGGCATCAGTGCACAGGTATTTCCTTCACCTTTTAGGGAAGGCTATCACGTTCTTCATTTAGGCGTACAAACAAAAAAATTAACAGATAATGAGCGCAACCCAAGTAACCTGGTGTTTAGTGGCGGATATATCAGGCTCAATGCGCGGCTATAA